In a genomic window of Thiosocius teredinicola:
- a CDS encoding DUF1015 domain-containing protein — protein sequence MSLIKPFRGLRPNDGRADDVVAPPYDVVDRGEAKALAAHRPWSFLHISRPEIDLADDVDPYDPAVYAKGRENLDRMLTEQVLVRDPEPAYYAYRLTMGAHVQTGLVATASVEAYDQDRIKKHEFTRPVKEDDRVRQIDTLNAQTGPVFLVYKADAVVDGILHEVSATPADVDVTAERDGVRHELWRIDDARRIAQLTTAFDAMPAIYVADGHHRSAAGSRVGNARREANPQHTGDEGYNYFLSVVFPHDQMQILDYNRVVRDLYGMSKDDFLAAVGGAFDLELSNEPIKPAASGEYGMYLDGQWYRLNIHDETIPQDDPVARLDVSLLQNNLIEPILGIADPRRDERIDFVGGIRGLEGLAKRVDSGNWAVAFSLYPTTMEALMAVADAGEVMPPKSTWFEPKLADGLVSHVLD from the coding sequence ATGTCGCTGATCAAACCCTTTCGTGGTCTTCGCCCGAACGACGGCCGTGCCGACGATGTGGTGGCACCGCCTTACGACGTCGTTGATCGTGGCGAGGCCAAGGCGCTCGCAGCGCATCGACCCTGGAGCTTCCTGCATATCTCGCGACCGGAAATCGATCTGGCCGATGACGTCGATCCGTACGATCCGGCCGTGTATGCCAAGGGTCGCGAGAACCTCGACCGGATGCTGACCGAGCAGGTACTCGTGCGCGACCCGGAACCCGCCTATTACGCCTACCGTCTGACGATGGGGGCGCATGTGCAGACCGGCTTGGTCGCGACCGCGTCGGTCGAGGCCTACGACCAGGATCGCATCAAGAAGCACGAGTTCACCCGGCCGGTGAAAGAAGATGACCGGGTGCGCCAGATCGATACGTTGAATGCACAGACCGGCCCGGTGTTCTTAGTCTACAAGGCCGACGCCGTGGTCGACGGCATCCTGCACGAGGTAAGCGCAACGCCAGCGGACGTTGACGTCACGGCAGAGCGCGATGGCGTTCGCCACGAGCTGTGGCGCATCGACGACGCGCGCCGGATCGCGCAATTGACCACCGCTTTCGATGCAATGCCGGCGATCTATGTGGCCGACGGGCACCATCGCTCGGCGGCCGGATCACGCGTCGGCAATGCGCGCCGTGAGGCCAATCCGCAGCACACTGGCGACGAGGGCTACAACTATTTCCTCAGCGTCGTCTTCCCGCACGACCAGATGCAGATCCTCGATTACAACCGCGTGGTTCGCGATCTGTACGGAATGAGCAAGGACGATTTCCTCGCCGCCGTCGGCGGAGCATTCGATCTCGAACTCAGCAATGAGCCGATCAAGCCGGCGGCCAGCGGCGAATACGGCATGTACCTGGATGGGCAGTGGTATCGCTTGAACATCCATGACGAAACCATTCCACAGGACGACCCAGTGGCGCGGCTGGATGTCAGCTTGTTGCAAAACAACCTGATCGAACCCATCTTGGGTATCGCCGACCCGCGGCGCGACGAACGTATCGATTTCGTTGGCGGTATTCGCGGGTTGGAGGGCTTGGCCAAGCGCGTCGACAGCGGCAATTGGGCAGTGGCCTTTTCGTTGTATCCGACCACGATGGAGGCCCTGATGGCGGTTGCCGATGCCGGTGAGGTCATGCCACCGAAATCGACCTGGTTCGAGCCGAAGCTTGCCGACGGCCTGGTAAGCCACGTACTTGATTGA
- the fdx gene encoding ISC system 2Fe-2S type ferredoxin has product MPQIIILPHEEICPEGAAFDAKPGQTICDAALAHDIEIEHACEKSCACTTCHVIVREGFDSLNESSEEEDDLLDKAWGLEPESRLSCQAVIGDADLVVEIPKYTINHAKENH; this is encoded by the coding sequence ATGCCACAAATTATTATTCTGCCCCATGAAGAGATCTGTCCCGAAGGCGCGGCGTTCGACGCCAAGCCGGGTCAGACCATCTGTGATGCCGCGTTGGCCCACGACATCGAGATCGAGCATGCCTGCGAAAAATCGTGCGCCTGCACCACCTGTCACGTCATCGTGCGTGAAGGATTCGATTCGCTGAACGAATCGAGCGAAGAAGAAGACGATCTGCTCGATAAGGCATGGGGTCTCGAGCCGGAATCACGACTCAGCTGCCAGGCCGTGATCGGCGATGCCGACCTGGTGGTCGAGATCCCCAAGTACACGATCAATCACGCCAAAGAAAATCACTGA
- the iscX gene encoding Fe-S cluster assembly protein IscX, translating into MKWTDVIEIAIQLDEEHPDVDPATVNFVDLMNWVRQLPEFDDDPAHCGEKVLEAIQAAWIEESD; encoded by the coding sequence CTGAAGTGGACCGATGTCATTGAGATTGCCATCCAGCTCGACGAAGAACACCCGGATGTCGATCCGGCGACCGTCAATTTCGTCGACCTGATGAACTGGGTGCGCCAACTGCCGGAATTCGATGACGATCCTGCGCATTGTGGCGAGAAGGTCCTCGAAGCCATCCAGGCCGCGTGGATCGAAGAAAGCGACTAG